In one Sporocytophaga myxococcoides genomic region, the following are encoded:
- a CDS encoding OmpA family protein, producing the protein MKRLIKIYLLFVLLCVSGSAFSQTEQLIQVADEVYNFGDIKDALEIYKQVLELDSMHVKANYMAGKCYIETINKEKSLPYLLKAYDLDHKYAANILYLIGLSYHYNYSFEQAIGFYKQYIEKLESGVYSKDYNNNKVMEELKKTNRRIEECNTALVMVKNPVQVKIENLGREINSEFPDYAPVISADQKVMFFTSRRKGSIGGNKDKDNEFFEDVYFSHGSNGKWSEAENVGTKINSKLHESSIGLSHDGKQLFVYVDNDKNKGDIFYCFIDANNEWSSPKPFGKPVNSEFIENAITISEDGNTVVFSSNRKGGKGGLDLYISTRKNKNANWSEPQNIAAINSEYDDESPYLTGNTLYFSSKGHEGMGGYDLFKSEYDSTTSTWSKPQNLGHPINSAADDFSIVVADGGKIGYIASVKKEGFGDMDIYKVYFDEKPKEELAQKTEEKKPEEKKTEKKVQSLSPKNELFKSAPVAKKEIIKGFKISINVYDAVSKEPLNASIKLNFSDLNAGLVEAKCISGKFSKEYKVKPSSNVAISVDYTGYVFSTANVVLNDSVITKNFYLEKIKEGVSRVLRNIYFDFDKATLKSESNSELNNLYKFLTTNTGVRIRIDGHTDSKGSHQYNNLLSQKRSEEVVNWLVSKGISRDRLSAKGFGESKPLASNDDEEEGRELNRRTEFVILENSSKATSFK; encoded by the coding sequence ATGAAACGCTTAATTAAAATATATCTCTTATTTGTGTTGTTGTGCGTTTCCGGCTCAGCTTTTTCACAAACAGAACAATTAATTCAGGTAGCTGACGAGGTATATAACTTCGGTGACATTAAAGATGCCTTGGAGATATACAAACAAGTACTGGAGCTTGATTCTATGCATGTAAAGGCTAACTACATGGCTGGTAAATGTTATATTGAGACTATCAATAAGGAAAAATCTCTGCCTTATCTGCTTAAGGCGTATGACCTGGATCATAAATATGCTGCCAATATTCTCTACCTTATTGGACTTTCTTATCATTATAATTATTCTTTTGAACAAGCTATAGGGTTCTATAAGCAATATATTGAAAAGCTCGAATCCGGTGTTTATAGTAAGGACTATAATAATAACAAGGTTATGGAGGAGCTAAAGAAAACCAACAGAAGGATAGAGGAATGTAATACAGCCCTTGTTATGGTGAAGAATCCTGTTCAAGTCAAAATTGAAAATCTCGGAAGGGAAATAAATTCAGAATTCCCGGACTATGCTCCGGTTATATCTGCTGATCAAAAGGTAATGTTCTTTACTTCCAGGAGAAAAGGTAGTATTGGTGGTAACAAAGATAAAGACAACGAGTTCTTTGAGGATGTTTATTTTTCTCATGGAAGTAATGGTAAATGGAGTGAAGCAGAAAATGTGGGAACAAAAATCAACTCCAAACTTCACGAGTCGAGTATAGGCCTTAGCCATGATGGTAAACAGCTATTCGTTTATGTAGATAATGATAAGAACAAGGGTGATATATTCTATTGTTTTATTGATGCAAACAATGAATGGTCTTCTCCAAAACCTTTTGGAAAGCCGGTAAACTCTGAATTTATTGAGAACGCAATTACAATTTCGGAAGACGGGAATACTGTAGTTTTCAGCAGTAACAGAAAAGGTGGTAAAGGAGGATTAGATCTTTATATCTCTACAAGAAAAAATAAAAATGCAAACTGGAGTGAACCTCAGAACATAGCAGCAATTAATTCTGAATACGATGATGAGTCCCCATATCTTACAGGGAATACACTTTACTTTAGTTCCAAAGGTCATGAAGGTATGGGAGGATATGATCTTTTCAAATCAGAGTATGATTCTACAACTTCTACCTGGAGCAAACCTCAGAATCTTGGCCACCCTATCAACTCTGCTGCTGATGATTTTTCAATAGTAGTGGCCGATGGTGGAAAGATTGGTTATATAGCTTCTGTAAAGAAAGAAGGTTTCGGAGATATGGATATCTACAAAGTTTATTTTGATGAAAAGCCGAAAGAGGAGCTAGCCCAAAAGACTGAAGAGAAGAAACCTGAGGAGAAAAAGACTGAAAAGAAAGTACAATCTCTTTCTCCCAAAAATGAATTGTTTAAATCTGCTCCTGTAGCAAAAAAGGAAATAATAAAAGGATTTAAGATTTCCATAAATGTATATGATGCAGTTTCAAAAGAGCCTTTAAATGCCTCTATTAAGCTGAATTTTTCTGACCTTAATGCCGGGCTTGTAGAGGCAAAATGCATATCAGGAAAATTCTCTAAAGAGTATAAAGTAAAGCCATCTTCGAATGTGGCTATTTCTGTTGATTATACGGGTTATGTATTCTCTACTGCCAATGTAGTTTTAAATGACTCTGTTATTACAAAAAACTTTTATTTGGAAAAAATTAAGGAGGGTGTCTCCAGAGTTTTGAGAAACATATATTTTGATTTTGATAAGGCTACATTAAAAAGTGAATCAAATTCAGAACTTAACAACTTATATAAATTCCTGACTACAAATACGGGTGTAAGGATAAGAATTGATGGCCATACTGACAGCAAAGGTTCTCACCAGTATAACAATTTACTGTCACAGAAGAGATCTGAAGAAGTTGTTAATTGGCTGGTATCAAAAGGGATATCCAGAGATAGGCTGTCTGCGAAAGGCTTTGGTGAAAGCAAACCACTTGCAAGTAATGATGATGAAGAAGAAGGAAGAGAGCTTAACAGAAGGACTGAGTTTGTTATTCTTGAAAATTCAAGCAAAGCGACATCTTTTAAATAA
- a CDS encoding response regulator — protein sequence MTEDTILDILLIEDEMSSTLLTERLKREFHEKVNIHRNGHTIAKDLDMYIGKDLDIVILDEQYSDLNIIDAVKLIKKRKPEADIIVLTNEQEKVLVDKVKSAGAFDYVVKDKSTVDKVVYAVKGLWGSKFARHENVRLKASRKTSRTTVAILILFFILIIAGAIYYFTQ from the coding sequence ATGACCGAGGATACAATTCTTGACATTTTACTGATTGAAGATGAAATGAGTTCAACACTTCTCACAGAAAGACTTAAAAGAGAATTTCATGAGAAAGTGAATATACACAGAAATGGCCATACAATAGCCAAGGATCTGGACATGTATATCGGCAAAGACCTGGATATTGTAATTCTGGATGAACAATATTCAGATCTTAATATAATTGATGCAGTAAAACTTATCAAAAAAAGGAAGCCGGAAGCTGATATTATAGTCCTTACCAATGAACAAGAAAAGGTTTTAGTCGACAAAGTAAAATCAGCAGGTGCTTTTGATTATGTCGTTAAAGATAAATCGACAGTTGACAAAGTTGTATACGCAGTAAAAGGACTTTGGGGAAGCAAATTCGCTAGACACGAAAACGTGCGGCTTAAAGCTTCCAGAAAAACCTCCAGGACCACAGTTGCCATTTTGATTCTATTCTTTATTCTCATTATAGCAGGAGCCATTTATTATTTTACCCAATAA
- a CDS encoding AMP-binding protein: protein MKIYSAILDDEEREQLQILSEKEGEIEEKALWWKNLLSTRFSRKEINLWKEIFHELYKKNKTGIAWYPSPDDIENSNLSWLIAESDNQDFKELFSWASSFRALYWEKAVKRLGIKFKDPYLSILDTSHGVEEAIWMEGALINIADSCFLADKNKIAIIEGCEENESIKKITYEQLDLYSNRIANGLIEKGYKQGDRFVLYLPFSIDAVAIYLALVKAGMIAVSVADSFSPVELCKRVDMTNAKAIITVSQYTYGGKMLNVYDKVKEANCAPAILISLDNEKNLRKGDSILGKLLSKNAGYSTGCDPYDITNILFSSGTTKEPKSIPWTHTTPIKCAADGHFHLDIKESDIVTWTTGMGWMMAPWLIYATLINKATMALFTGSAVTEQFGKFAENAGITIMGTIPSVVRGWIKNDFINKFNWSVRLYSSTGEPSNADDYLYLMGMSDFKAPIIEYCGGTEIGGGYITGTICEPVSPATFTTPALGLNYYLLDENKQPARANETGEVFIVPPSIGLSQTLLNKNHHNEYYYGMPSGPKGEVLRKHGDAFETIQEGPYKFYKSVGRTDDAMNLGGIKISAVEIEETLNKHPQILETAAVSIAPTTGGPEKLVVFYTERNQVSDEGVLKRNLQDLLTSQLNPLFRISQIVKVATIPRTASNKIMRRELRKVLTEV, encoded by the coding sequence ATGAAAATATATTCAGCTATTCTTGATGATGAGGAAAGAGAGCAGTTGCAAATTCTTTCTGAAAAAGAAGGCGAGATTGAGGAAAAGGCTTTATGGTGGAAGAACCTTCTGAGTACCCGTTTTTCTCGCAAAGAAATTAATTTGTGGAAGGAAATATTTCATGAACTTTATAAGAAAAATAAAACTGGTATTGCATGGTATCCATCGCCTGATGACATCGAAAATTCAAACTTATCATGGTTGATTGCAGAAAGTGACAATCAAGATTTTAAAGAACTCTTCAGTTGGGCATCATCTTTCAGGGCACTTTATTGGGAAAAGGCTGTTAAACGCCTAGGTATTAAATTCAAAGACCCCTATTTATCTATACTTGACACATCTCACGGTGTTGAGGAAGCTATATGGATGGAAGGGGCTCTGATAAACATTGCCGACAGCTGCTTCCTTGCTGATAAAAATAAAATCGCCATCATCGAAGGTTGTGAAGAGAATGAAAGTATTAAAAAGATAACATATGAACAACTTGATTTATACAGCAACCGTATTGCAAATGGCCTTATAGAAAAAGGTTATAAACAAGGTGATCGTTTCGTTCTTTATCTTCCGTTTTCCATTGATGCAGTAGCCATTTATCTTGCCCTTGTCAAGGCTGGAATGATTGCAGTTTCCGTAGCAGACAGTTTTTCTCCTGTTGAACTTTGCAAGCGTGTCGATATGACTAATGCAAAAGCGATTATTACTGTAAGCCAATACACATATGGTGGTAAAATGCTTAATGTATATGACAAAGTTAAAGAAGCTAATTGCGCACCTGCCATACTCATTTCCTTGGATAATGAAAAAAATCTACGAAAAGGAGATTCGATATTAGGAAAGCTACTGTCCAAAAATGCAGGATATTCCACCGGCTGTGATCCTTACGACATAACCAATATTCTTTTCTCATCCGGCACAACAAAGGAACCAAAGTCTATTCCTTGGACACATACAACGCCTATCAAATGCGCGGCCGACGGACATTTTCATCTTGATATTAAAGAATCCGACATAGTAACCTGGACAACCGGCATGGGCTGGATGATGGCACCATGGCTTATATATGCGACCTTAATCAATAAAGCAACAATGGCCCTATTCACTGGATCTGCAGTTACAGAACAATTTGGGAAATTTGCTGAAAATGCTGGTATCACTATTATGGGAACAATACCATCAGTAGTACGAGGCTGGATTAAAAATGACTTTATAAATAAATTTAACTGGAGTGTCAGGCTGTACTCATCTACCGGAGAGCCATCCAACGCTGATGATTACTTATATCTTATGGGAATGTCGGATTTTAAAGCTCCTATTATTGAATATTGCGGAGGTACAGAAATTGGAGGAGGCTACATTACAGGAACAATTTGTGAGCCCGTTTCTCCTGCTACGTTTACCACTCCGGCACTGGGTCTTAATTACTACCTTTTAGATGAAAACAAACAACCGGCAAGAGCCAATGAAACAGGAGAAGTATTTATTGTTCCTCCATCAATAGGCTTGAGTCAGACACTTTTGAACAAAAATCATCATAATGAATATTATTACGGGATGCCTAGTGGCCCAAAAGGAGAAGTACTCAGAAAACATGGTGATGCGTTTGAAACTATACAAGAAGGTCCTTATAAATTTTATAAAAGCGTAGGAAGGACAGATGATGCAATGAACCTTGGAGGCATTAAAATAAGCGCTGTCGAAATTGAGGAGACCCTCAATAAACATCCACAGATTCTGGAAACTGCTGCAGTATCAATTGCCCCTACTACAGGAGGGCCTGAAAAGCTGGTTGTCTTTTATACAGAGAGGAATCAAGTTTCAGACGAAGGAGTGCTTAAGAGAAATCTTCAGGATTTACTAACATCACAGTTAAATCCCTTGTTCAGAATTTCTCAAATCGTGAAAGTTGCCACCATACCCCGAACTGCATCCAATAAGATTATGAGAAGAGAGCTAAGAAAAGTACTAACAGAAGTTTGA
- a CDS encoding MBOAT family O-acyltransferase, with protein sequence MVFSSLVFIFLFLPVCLLGYYILPGKFKNLFLLAASLSFYIWGEAQNSFVMLISILANFFFASMLEKPDELAPKTTITLAVVFNLGLLVYFKYSNFLLELAGMPAAEKITLPLGISFFTFHALSYVIDVYRKSSQSQKSIVNLGLYITNFPQLVAGPIVRYPEISQQLTERKHSFKKIATGLKRFIIGLAKKVLIANNLAGAVDYIFAQNIAEAGFLISWITIITYAMQIYFDFSGYSDMAVGLGKMFGFDFPENFNYPYISKSIKEFWRRWHISLSSWFRDYLYIPLGGNKKGNLRTYFNLITVFLLCGLWHGPNWTFIVWGGWHGAFLILERTSYGNVIERLPSLVKHSYSIIIICIGWVFFRSDSLNIALSYLKNMFTPEFSVNENYFIPFRDTDFIIAFIAGLIFSTPVIKNMLQLRKIKIFRESENLRTTADFAGVSVLIILLVLSMLSLIAGTYNPFIYFRF encoded by the coding sequence ATGGTCTTTAGTTCTCTTGTCTTCATATTTCTTTTCCTGCCGGTATGCCTTTTGGGATATTACATTTTACCAGGAAAATTTAAAAACCTGTTCCTCTTAGCAGCTAGTCTTTCATTTTACATATGGGGAGAAGCGCAGAATAGCTTTGTGATGCTTATCTCTATTTTGGCCAATTTTTTCTTTGCCTCAATGCTGGAAAAACCAGACGAACTGGCACCTAAAACTACTATTACCCTTGCTGTAGTATTTAATCTTGGCTTATTAGTTTACTTTAAATATTCAAACTTCTTATTAGAATTAGCGGGTATGCCTGCAGCAGAAAAAATTACACTTCCTTTAGGTATATCTTTTTTTACGTTCCACGCCCTATCCTATGTAATAGATGTATACAGAAAATCCTCACAGTCGCAAAAAAGCATTGTAAACCTGGGTTTATACATTACAAATTTTCCTCAACTGGTAGCAGGACCTATAGTACGTTATCCGGAAATATCTCAGCAATTGACGGAAAGAAAACATTCATTTAAAAAAATAGCCACAGGCTTAAAGAGATTCATTATCGGACTTGCCAAAAAGGTTTTAATAGCAAATAACCTTGCCGGTGCAGTAGATTATATTTTCGCTCAAAACATAGCAGAAGCGGGATTCCTCATTTCCTGGATAACCATCATTACTTATGCCATGCAAATATACTTTGACTTTTCAGGATACTCAGACATGGCTGTAGGATTAGGTAAAATGTTTGGTTTTGATTTTCCTGAAAATTTTAATTATCCATACATCTCAAAATCAATAAAAGAATTCTGGCGCAGGTGGCATATATCGCTTTCTTCATGGTTCAGAGATTACCTTTATATACCACTTGGAGGCAATAAAAAAGGGAATTTAAGGACCTACTTTAACCTTATTACAGTATTTCTTCTTTGTGGATTGTGGCATGGACCTAACTGGACATTTATAGTCTGGGGAGGATGGCATGGAGCTTTTCTTATACTAGAAAGAACTTCTTATGGAAATGTTATAGAAAGGTTACCATCATTAGTTAAACACTCTTATTCAATAATTATAATATGCATAGGATGGGTATTCTTCAGATCAGACAGTCTTAATATTGCGTTGAGTTATCTGAAAAATATGTTTACCCCAGAATTCTCTGTCAACGAAAACTACTTTATTCCCTTCAGAGATACTGATTTTATAATAGCATTCATAGCAGGATTGATCTTCTCAACTCCTGTGATTAAAAATATGCTTCAGCTAAGGAAAATCAAGATCTTCAGAGAAAGTGAGAATCTGCGAACAACGGCTGATTTTGCAGGTGTTTCTGTTTTGATAATCTTATTGGTGTTGAGTATGCTTTCACTTATTGCAGGAACCTACAATCCTTTTATATACTTCAGATTTTAA
- a CDS encoding alginate O-acetyltransferase AlgX-related protein: protein MKNRYKASDLFLVIVFAILLFIPCILFLNTLNNYKLPESENGPQQHTFSATVKKYENLLSDSLTLKTELIRSYYYVKTKILKEISITPSVIQGTEEWLYYSGSGDGYPIESFTGQQILADTSLLKIKLNLEAQERWLRKRNIDFYIIMCPNKQTIYSEFFPYKKGITVADQIMSYLKSNSNLKIIDLRETMIKAKDNKHLLYYKADSHWNQYGGFIAYTEIINQLSLVYPELKPLQLKDYNISFKETEGGDLAKMVNLQKDFKDHEYDFDLKDTTTLPKKNIVMFHDSYYWLIKPFLANHFILTERPHQWNSFDYNVIDEVKPEIVFYEVVERYLTAFSRENPAEIKDTLINK from the coding sequence ATGAAAAACAGATATAAGGCAAGTGATTTATTCCTTGTAATAGTATTCGCAATTCTACTTTTCATCCCGTGTATATTATTTCTGAATACACTAAATAATTATAAACTTCCGGAATCTGAAAACGGGCCTCAGCAACATACTTTTAGTGCTACAGTTAAAAAATATGAAAATCTATTATCCGATTCTTTAACACTAAAAACTGAGCTCATCAGAAGCTACTATTATGTAAAAACAAAAATTCTGAAAGAAATCAGCATTACACCATCTGTAATTCAAGGAACCGAAGAGTGGCTATACTATTCGGGTAGTGGTGATGGATATCCGATTGAAAGTTTTACAGGCCAACAAATTCTGGCAGATACATCATTATTAAAAATCAAACTGAACCTTGAAGCCCAAGAAAGATGGCTTAGAAAAAGGAATATTGACTTTTACATAATCATGTGTCCTAACAAACAAACAATTTACTCCGAATTTTTTCCATATAAAAAAGGAATTACAGTTGCCGATCAGATTATGTCTTATCTGAAAAGCAATTCAAATTTAAAAATAATTGATCTAAGGGAAACCATGATCAAAGCTAAAGATAATAAGCACTTACTTTACTATAAAGCAGACTCCCACTGGAATCAGTATGGTGGATTTATAGCTTATACAGAAATCATCAATCAACTATCACTAGTTTACCCTGAGTTAAAACCCTTACAGCTTAAAGATTACAACATCAGCTTCAAAGAAACTGAAGGAGGAGACCTTGCTAAAATGGTTAACCTTCAAAAGGATTTCAAAGATCACGAATATGATTTTGATCTGAAAGATACAACAACATTACCTAAAAAGAATATTGTTATGTTTCATGACTCATATTATTGGCTTATTAAACCTTTCTTAGCCAATCATTTCATTTTGACTGAAAGACCTCATCAATGGAACAGCTTCGATTATAATGTTATTGATGAAGTAAAGCCGGAAATAGTATTCTATGAAGTAGTCGAAAGGTATTTAACTGCATTCTCAAGAGAAAATCCTGCAGAAATAAAAGATACACTTATCAATAAATAA